Part of the Pseudarthrobacter sp. NBSH8 genome is shown below.
AGCCCGATCGCCAGCGCCGCCTCGAGGGCACGCTTGCGCTGGGGTACTGCGTTTTCGCCTGCCACGATGCGGGTCATCCCGGGCCTTGAACTGGTCATTGTTTCACCATAGGGAGAGACATAAACCCATTCAATGAAGCAGAAACGGGGGGTCACGCGGGTTCATGCAGCGTCACATTCCCGGCCCGATTCCGTCCCAGCCCAGACACCGCCGCGGACAGATCCTGGGCGGCCCTAAACGGCTCTGCCCCGCATAACCGGTGCTGGGCAGCAACGTCTATGCGGGGCAGGGCAGCTCAAGCTGAGCGGATCAGATCGAGTAGCGCTCGTCCTCGTGGTCGCCGGGGTGGTCCTTGACCAGGCCCGCGGCGAGCGTGTTGCCGTCCAGCGGGTCGATCACCAGGAACGCGCCCGTGCGGCGGTGGTGCAGGTAGTTTTCCAGCGGCAGCGGCGCCGAGAGCCTCAGCTGCGCGTGGCCGATGTCGTTGAGCTCCAGGCTGGACGCGCCTTCGAGCTTGAACGTGGCCAGGTCAAGCTTGCCACTGACGCTGCGGACCAGCGCCTGGACAGTGCGCGTGCCGTGCTTGACCAGCACCTTGGCACCTTCACGCAGCGGTTTGGGCGAGAGCCAGCACAGGGCGGCGTACAGGTCGGCGGTGGCCTCCGGGAAGGTCCCGGCGGCGGCAATTGTGTCACCGCGGGCGACGTCGAATTCCTCCGCCAGGCGGATCGCCACAGACTGCGGGGCGAACGCTTCCTGCAGGGACTCGCCGGCGAAATCAATGCCGGTAACCGTGGTGGTGCGGGGAGACTGGCCGGGCGTGAGGACTGACACCGAATCCCCCACCTTCACGGAACCCTCGGTGATCTGGCCGGCGTACGCACGGTAGTCACGGAAGGCTTCAACGTCCAGGCCACCGGCAACGGCATCGGGAGCCAGCGCACCCTGCGGCCGGATGACCAGCTGCACGGGGAAGCGGAAGCTCTCCAGCTGCGTGTCGATCTCGTCCGCGGCCGGCAGGGTCTCTAGGACCTCCAGCAGGGCCGGGCCGTCGTACCAGGGGGTGCGCTCGGAACGGTCCACCACGTTGTCTCCGTCCAGGGCGGACACCGGGATCACCAGCAGGTCATCGATATGGTCCGCGCTGCCCAGCTCAGCGGAGCCGATGCCCAGTTCGCGGGCCACCTGCTGCACGTCGGCCTGGATCTCGCGGAACACGGACTCGCTGAAGTCCACCAGGTCGATCTTGTTCACGGCCACAATCACGTGCGCCACGCGCAGCAGCTGCAGCACGGATAGGTGGCGGCGCGTCTGCTCCAGGACACCCTTGCGGGCGTCAATGAGTACGACGACGGCATCCGCCGTGGACGCGCCGGTCACCGTGTTTTTGGTGTACTGGACGTGCCCGGGGCAGTCGGCAAGGATGAAGCTGCGCTGGTCCGTGGCGAAGTAGCGGTAGGCCACGTCGATGGTGATGCCCTGCTCCCGCTCGGCGCGCAGGCCGTCCGTCAGGAGGGCCAGGTCGATCCCGCCCTTCTCGCCGCCAAAGCCGCGGTCGGAGGAGGTGCGGGCCACGGCGTCGAGCGTGTCAGCGAGAATCGCCTTGGAGTCGTGCAGGAGGCGGCCCACCAGAGTGGACTTCCCGTCGTCGACCGATCCGGCGGTGGCGAAGCGGAACAGAGTGGTGGGCAGGGCTGTTTCCAGCTCGGCGGCCAGAAGTGACGTGTCGGTGCTCATTTAGAAGTAACCATCCTTCTTGCGGTCTTCCATGGCGGCCTCGGAGATGCGGTCATCTGCACGGGTGGCGCCACGTTCGGTGATGGTGGAGGCGGCAACTTCGATCACAACGTCGCTCACGGTGGCTGCGTCCGACTCAACGGCACCGGTGCAGGACATGTCGCCCACGGTGCGGTAGCGGACGGTTTTGACGATGACTTGCTCGTGCGGCAGCGGCTGGGAAACCTCGCCCACCGCACGCCACATGCCGTCGCGGGCAAACACTTCGCGGTCATGGGCGTAGTACAGGCCCGGCAGCTCGATGTTCTCGCGTTCGATGTAGCGCCAGATGTCCAGCTCGGTCCAGTTGCTGATGGGGAACGCACGGACGTGCTGACCCACGGTGTGACGGCCGTTGTAGAGGTTCCACAGCTCGGGGCGCTGGTTGCGCGGGTCCCACTGGCCGAACTCGTCACGGAGGCTCAGGATGCGCTCCTTGGCGCGCGCCTTATCCTCGTCACGGCGTCCGCCGCCGAAGACGGCGTCGAACTTGTTCTGCGAGATGGCGTCCAGCAGCGGCACGGTCTGAAGCGGGTTGCGGGTGCCGTCGGCACGCTCGGCGAGTTCGCCGCGGTCGATGAACTCCTGGACACTCCCGACGACGAGCTTGAGTCCCAGCCGCTCCACCGTCCGGTCGCGGAAGTCGATGACCTCGGGGAAGTTGTGACCGGTGTCCACGTGCAGCACGGGGAACGGGACTTTGCCCGGCCAGAACGCCTTGGTGGCCAGGTGCAGCATCACCACGGAGTCCTTGCCGCCGGAGAACAGCAGCGCCGGCTTCTCGAACTCGGCCACAACTTCGCGGATGATGTGGATCGCTTCGGACTCGAGGGTGTCCAGGCTGGAGAGGCGCGTAGATACGGCGGCTTCAGTCACCTGGGTGGTCTCCTCAGTTAGGAAAGTGCTCATACGTGTAGTCCGCATTCTGTCTTGTCGGTGCCTGCCCAGCGGCCGGCGCGGGGGTCGTCTCCGGGCGCCACCTTGCGGGTGCAGGGCTGGCAGCCAATGGAGGGGTAACCCTGGGAAAGCAGCGGGTTGACGGGTAGGAGGTTGTCGTCGGAGTACTGGACCAGCTGGTCGAACGTCCAGGCTGCCACCGGGTTGACCTTGACCAGGCCGTTGACCTCGTCCCAGGTCACCAGCGGGGTGTTGGTCCGGGTGGGGGCCTCATCGCGGCGGACGCCGGTGAACCAGAGTTCGTAGCCGGCCAGGGTGCGGCGCAGCGGGGCCACCTTGCGGAGGGCGCAGCACTGGGCGGCGTCGCGGGCAAAGAGGTCCTTGCCCAGGAGCCGGTCCTGCTGTTCCACGGTGTTCTCAGGCAACACGTCCACAACGTTGACGCGGAGGTTCGCGGCCACCTCGTCACGCGTGGCGTAGGTTTCCGGGAAGTGGTAGCCGGTCTCCAGGAACAGGACGTCGACGCCGGGCAGCTGGTCCGCGACCAGGGCCGGCAGGACGGCGTCGGCCATGGAGCACGCGACCGCAACAGAGGAGAGGTCGAAGTTGCGCTCCACCCAGGCGATGACGTCGCGGGCGGGGGCGTCCCAGCCGAGCTCGGCGGCGCCGGACTCTGCGATGACCTTGAGCTCGTCATGGGTGCGGAGCTTGGCAGGCGATGCCGCCGGCTGAGTGTCGGTCACTGGAGGGCCTCCTCGTCAGCTGCGTGGGCCCACTCGGCGAAGGTCTGGCCTTCGGCGCGCTTGGCCACGAAGGTGCGCACCACGCGTTCCACGTAGTCCGGCAGGTCCTCGACGTACACCTTCAGGCCGCGGACGGTGCGTCCCAAACCTGCCTCTTCGCGGCTGTTGGAAGCCAGCCCGCCGCCCAGGTGGACCTGGAAACCCGGGGAGGGGTCGCCGTCGGGCGTTGGCAGCATCATGCCCTTAAGGCCGATGTCCGCGGTCTGGATGCGGGCGCAGGAGTTGGGGCAGCCGTTGATGTGCAGGGACAGCGCGTGCGGCAGTTCGCCGGACTCCGCGAGGTCGGCCAAGCGGCGTTCCAGGTCAGCGACGGCGGTGGCGGCGGTGACCTTGGTTTCCACGATGGCCAGCTTGCAGTATTCGATGCCGGTGCAGGCGATGGTGCCTCGGCGGAACACGGACGGACGGGCGGAGAGGCCCAGGGCATCCAGCTCGGCAACCAGCGGTTCCACGTGGTCCTTGGCAACGTCCA
Proteins encoded:
- a CDS encoding phosphoadenylyl-sulfate reductase, which encodes MTDTQPAASPAKLRTHDELKVIAESGAAELGWDAPARDVIAWVERNFDLSSVAVACSMADAVLPALVADQLPGVDVLFLETGYHFPETYATRDEVAANLRVNVVDVLPENTVEQQDRLLGKDLFARDAAQCCALRKVAPLRRTLAGYELWFTGVRRDEAPTRTNTPLVTWDEVNGLVKVNPVAAWTFDQLVQYSDDNLLPVNPLLSQGYPSIGCQPCTRKVAPGDDPRAGRWAGTDKTECGLHV
- a CDS encoding sulfate adenylyltransferase subunit 1, with protein sequence MSTDTSLLAAELETALPTTLFRFATAGSVDDGKSTLVGRLLHDSKAILADTLDAVARTSSDRGFGGEKGGIDLALLTDGLRAEREQGITIDVAYRYFATDQRSFILADCPGHVQYTKNTVTGASTADAVVVLIDARKGVLEQTRRHLSVLQLLRVAHVIVAVNKIDLVDFSESVFREIQADVQQVARELGIGSAELGSADHIDDLLVIPVSALDGDNVVDRSERTPWYDGPALLEVLETLPAADEIDTQLESFRFPVQLVIRPQGALAPDAVAGGLDVEAFRDYRAYAGQITEGSVKVGDSVSVLTPGQSPRTTTVTGIDFAGESLQEAFAPQSVAIRLAEEFDVARGDTIAAAGTFPEATADLYAALCWLSPKPLREGAKVLVKHGTRTVQALVRSVSGKLDLATFKLEGASSLELNDIGHAQLRLSAPLPLENYLHHRRTGAFLVIDPLDGNTLAAGLVKDHPGDHEDERYSI
- the cysD gene encoding sulfate adenylyltransferase subunit CysD, whose product is MSTFLTEETTQVTEAAVSTRLSSLDTLESEAIHIIREVVAEFEKPALLFSGGKDSVVMLHLATKAFWPGKVPFPVLHVDTGHNFPEVIDFRDRTVERLGLKLVVGSVQEFIDRGELAERADGTRNPLQTVPLLDAISQNKFDAVFGGGRRDEDKARAKERILSLRDEFGQWDPRNQRPELWNLYNGRHTVGQHVRAFPISNWTELDIWRYIERENIELPGLYYAHDREVFARDGMWRAVGEVSQPLPHEQVIVKTVRYRTVGDMSCTGAVESDAATVSDVVIEVAASTITERGATRADDRISEAAMEDRKKDGYF